GAGGAAAAGGGTGATTTGATTGGCTAAAACATCACCATGGAGGATGCAACAGTGCAACTTTCGGATTCTCTAGAAACGATCCTGAAGGAATTCCAATGCTGCTGTTATAAGACTCTATCAGGGCTTCAGCAAAGCTCTAGTATAATTTCAGAAGAACAATATTTCAGTAGGGATTACACACAAGGATCATGCTACAGCGATAACAATATTTCAGGGAGGTGCTAACAGAGTTTTAACGGGGCTCTTGAATGCACCTAACAAGGTTCGGAGCAGGCATGTCCGCAGGTGGTTTTACAGCATTTCTGTTCCGCTGGGCAGTCCCCATCGTGTTGGCAAAATTCAGCACACATCTTTGTTCCCCGAGGCAGAGTGCATCTTCCAGGTTTCACTGTGTGAAACAATGGAGACAAAAATCAGGAGCAGGGAATACTGAGCACATTCATTTCAGGCATTCCTTTTACCCCGACAAACTAAGAAGGAGAATTTGGAAAATTTGAGACTTAATTTTTGAGGACGTAACTGGGAGGGTTAATGGGGGGGGAGCAGGTAGATGTAGcatatttgcatttccaaaaggcACTCAATAAGATGTCTACAAAAGCTTTGCATACAAAATTGACATTACCAAGACCAATTTTAATGTCAATACACAAAAAGATGGCTCTCCCCACCCACAGCGTGTTACTTCAGCTTTGAAAGGACTACCTCATACAGTTGTGTGTGCTGAGGGCTCACCTCAGTTGTATGTGGGGTTTGTACGCTACCTTTCTGTGCAAAAGTGCATGAATGTCCACAACCATTACTGCAGCATTTCTCCTCCCCCGGACAGTCACTGTCATCTGTACAGTATTCTGCACACACTCCAACACCACCGTGCCTCCGAGGACAGATTCCAGGTTTACCTGTGGAAAGCAAGTGTTCCACTCAGTCACGAGCTGCATCTGATACTGAAATGCAAAACTGCCCACCCCATTCCCGACCTGACATTCATCCCGGCCAGGCTTTGGGAACAACCACTCAGCCCCTCTAGTTGGTACAGACATTGAGTGAGATCCTGAGTGTCCGAGTCCCACCCATGTCTCTGCATTGTTTAACACCCCGGGCTGGTAAACGGTCATTGCTGGGAGAAGCATTAGTGTGAGGGCCCAGGTGATTTGTGTAAGTGACAAATGGTTGCGATGATGCTTGTGTGAGCAGAGTGGAGGTGTTCCTCAAAGCAGCCTGTgcttcatctccccagtgtagaggagaccacactgtgagcagcaaatacagtcgGCTACATTGTGTGAAGTgcactgcttcacctgaaagtCTAGAGTCTTGGATAATGAGGGGGGAAGAGGTATCTTCTCCCTATCCTCACACAGTGGCAGTTTTAACTTGGTTTGGCTTTCAGCAGAAGAGTGAGGTTAACACTCTGGACCTACCTATGTCTCTCCACATCACTCTCCCAACATCTCTCATTCTGGGGCATCTGTGATCATGAGTGTCTCTCACCCTCTAACCGTCCCTTCTGTTCCACATGCTGGACAGTGCAAAACCCATTATATCCCACctctttcttcagttctgaagaagtgtcatactGAATTCGagacgttaattctgtttctcacttcactgatgctgccagacttgctgagattctccaccactttctgctTTATTTCACATCCCCAGAATTTGCAGGAAACCCCTGCCCGCTTTGACCCCATGCAGGAATTGAGCTCAGGTGAGttagatagagtcatacagcatggaaacaggcccttcagtccaaccagcccatgctgaccagaatatGAGGAGGACACAGAGTGCTCTGGATCGATGTTTGTAGGTGATACAGAGCAAGGCAGGAATGGGAACTCTGAGGAGGACACGGAGTGCTCTGGATCGATGTTTGTAGGTGATACCGAGCGAGGCAAGAATGGGAACTATGAGGACACAGAGAATCTGCAGAGGGACAAGGACAAACTCAATGAGGGTTCAATAGCATGGCAGGGAAGGGAGCATGTGACCAATGAcctgccatgatcatattgaacgttGTAATGGGTTACAGAGcctttgagtcatacagcatggaatcagccCTCTCTGTgcaaccagtccgtgccaaacataatcccgaactaaagtagtcccacctgcctgctcctgacccatatccctcccaacctttcccatttatgtacctgtccaaatgccttttaaatgcagtaactgtacctgcctctaccactctctctggcagtgcattccacacagctcactctctgtgtaaaaaaaaaatgcccctcatgtactttttaaatctttctcccctcaccttaaaaatctgtcccctagtcttgaaatcccccatcctagggggAAAAAACCTTGCTATCCAttttatctatacccttcatggttttataaaggTGACCACTCcacctcctaccctccagtgaaaaaaatctatccagcctctccttataactcatatcgtccattcctggcaacatcctggtaaatctcttctgaaccccctgCCGTTTGATCACATCCTTTAAataacagagagaccagaactggacatagtgttccagaagatgcctcacaatctcaacataacattCCCAGCTCCCACGTTCAGAGCTCTGAACACTGAAGGGTTTGAGGACTTACAAGTTCTGCTCCAATATCTATTTCTCAAGTTCTCATGTGTCATGGCCGGGTAGTGTAGCAGGAATAGCTattctggaaatgttcagctgtttCTCCCTGCTTCCAGTGAGACAGAGAATGAATATTGCAGAAATTCTGTCTCCAATCCTCACAACACCTTTAGGGTCGAGAAatccctctgttttctttcttaaaCATATCCACAGATTtgacctccacaaccttctgtgaattccacagggtcaccacccTCCAAGTGAAGGAATTTcccctcatttcagtttaaaacgGCACACTGTATCCTAGCACCATTACCCCATTATTTTCTCTACTTTATAATTTACTCATAAAATCTGCAATGCTGCTCGTTTTTTTTACCTAAGAATTGTAACTGAAGAAACTGTACCTGAGATAGCACTGTAAGCAGTGACTTATACACTTTTCACTCCACTCATTAGAATACGTGTGaccataaagctaattctaattctaattttctGGAACCCCTGGGCAGAGAAACATCTCACCGCCCTTCCTGCATCCAGTCtttccagccctgttagaattttgtacattttaatcCGATCTGCTCCCAGTCTTCCACATCGCAGTAAATTCAGGCCCAGTTGGCCCAATCTCCTCATGGCACGCAGACAGATCCCTGTAGTCACATCCTACTGCTCACTCTCTCAACTCACtgttcctatccctcagtcagctCCTCACCAGGTTAAGCATTGTCCTTCAAGTCTATAAACATTAACTTCTCCCCAAAAACACTCATCCATTGAGAATgccacgaatgtcacttgccacttgtcagcccaagcctggatattgtccagaacttgttacatttgaacatggactgcttcagtatctgaggagccgcAAATGGTGcggaacactgtgcaatcatctgcgaacatccccacttctggccttatgatggagggaaggtcattgatgaagtctTTGTCCCTTCATGTTGCTTTTAGGTGGTTTCTTTGGAGCAAATCATGCCTCAATTTTTTCTTCCCATTCTGCATCACATTGCATTCATCCCACCCCCTATCCCCATTCCAGTGTCACCCTGGTCCTCAGGTATGTAGTGTTGTCTACACCTTAGGTCTGTTCAGAGATAACATTGTAATTTTGTGATGGTGTGATGCGGTGCCCAGGCGTACTTGCGCAGGGCTCAACACAGGAAACAAGGGGATGATACTTACTGAATGCTGGGGGCACGCACACTGCTCCACAGTCGAACACACAGCACTTGTCTGGCCCAGGGCAGTCTTCATCACAACGGCATCCCCGCTTTGTCACCGCAACCACCAGTCTCCGCGGACACTTACCAAATTTAACCACTGCAAACACAAGGCACAGCCTGTAGTATCCCAGAGTCACACACAAAACCTTAGACTGCAATCAAAAGAGGCTTAAACAGTGATCAGAAAGAACACCGCTTAAACAAGACTTACAATGAGTGTTAATAAATTTGGTTTTAAAAAAGGTGCAGCAGTCCTTGAAAGTTCCCTGGTGTTTAAACCAGCATTTTTTCCTAAACCACATTTCATTGCCCAATTTAAAATACTAGAAAACCAAAAGATATAATCTTTAACAACTACAAACTTGGTTGATGTGAAGGATAAGCCCAAAAGCAGAGGTACGCATTATGTCGTCTCTCCCAGGTTCTGTTCACTATCTCCCTCACTCCACTCCCTGCATCCATCCCCGTCACCATCTCCTTTGTACAGACCTCCATCATCAGAAACACAGCTGGACTTTCACCTTGCCCTTTCCCTAAACAAGAGACCATCTCAAAGCTCTGCTCCcccatcaaagaacaaagaacgaagaaaattatagcacaagaacaggcccttcggccatccaaacctgtacccatccagatcctctatctaaatctgccgcctattttccaaggatctgtatccctccgctccctgcccattcatgtatctgtctaggtacatccTGAAATGATGCTATTGTGTCCGCTTCTACCTCCTCCACTGGcaacaccatcctctgcataaagaactttccacacatatctcccttaaacttttcccctctcaccttgaaattgtgacccctagtaattgagtccctcactctgggaaaaagcttcttgctatccaccctgtctatacctcaatcagctcccccctcaatctttgtatttctaatgtaaataatcctaatctactcaacctctcttcacagctagcaccctccataccaggtaacatcctgatgtaccttctctgcaccctctccaaagcatccacatccttttggtaatgtggtgaccagaactgtacacagtactccaaatgtgcccgaaccaaagtcctatacaactgtaacatgaccttccaactcatgtactcaataccccgtccgatgaaggaaagcatgccgtatgccttcttgaccactatcaacctgcgttgccaccttcagggtacaatggacctgaacacccagatctctctgtgcatcaacttTCCCCAGAGCTTATCCATTCactgctcttgaattggatcttccaaaattcatcacctcacatttgcctggattgaattccatctgccatttctccgcccaactctccaatctatttttattctgctgcattctccaaaaGTCCcgttcactatctgctactccaccaatcttagtgtcatctgcaaacctgctaatcagatcatctataccttcctccagatcacttacgtatatcacaaacaacagtggtcccaacacggatccccgtggaacaccactgggcACAGccctccattttgagaaactcccttccattacaacactctgtctcctgttgcccagccagttttctatcactGCTGTATTCATCTGTGTTACGATCCTAGCTGGTGCTAATATTGGACAAGTCTGGTCCCAGAGTGAGTCTTGGTTTgacaaaaacatttatttttgttaaCTCTTTACCATGATAGTCAGTAA
Above is a window of Stegostoma tigrinum isolate sSteTig4 chromosome 19, sSteTig4.hap1, whole genome shotgun sequence DNA encoding:
- the wfdc2 gene encoding WAP four-disulfide core domain protein 3 — its product is MGTQSSHWVFLVLTLSTLVLWLESSSAKGNSSTVVKFGKCPRRLVVAVTKRGCRCDEDCPGPDKCCVFDCGAVCVPPAFSKPGICPRRHGGVGVCAEYCTDDSDCPGEEKCCSNGCGHSCTFAQKVKPGRCTLPRGTKMCAEFCQHDGDCPAEQKCCKTTCGHACSEPC